From Triticum urartu cultivar G1812 chromosome 2, Tu2.1, whole genome shotgun sequence, a single genomic window includes:
- the LOC125540332 gene encoding mevalonate kinase-like: MEIRARAPGKIILAGEHAVVHGSSAVAAAIDLYTQSSLHLPPPGDGGAGGEVEVDLTDSGLAFSWPCSRLLEALGETCRKAELQAPRPCSPEELASIARLVELHEIPEAKIWLSAGLSAFLYLYTSILGCRPGKVVVSSGLPMGAGLGSSAAFSVSLSGALLTAAGVVCAEGAVDGTEWRLLGKDHLELVNTWAFQGEKIIHGKPSGIDNAVSTFGSMIKFKKGELTNLKSGNPVKMLITDTRVGRNTKALVAGVSERASRHPDAMASVFHAVNTISEELSSIVELAATDEIAMTSKEEKLAELMEMNQGLLQCMGVSHSSIETVLRSTLKYNLVSKLTGAGGGGCVLTLIPTLLSKLVLEKVTTELESHGFRCFKVEVGGQGLQIHQG; the protein is encoded by the exons ATGGAGATCCGCGCCCGCGCGCCCGGCAAGATCATCCTCGCCGGCGAGCACGCCGTCGTCCACGGCTcctccgccgtcgccgccgccatcgACCTCTACACGCAGTCCTCCCTCCACCTGCCCCCGCCAG GGGATGGCGGCGCCGGCGGGGAGGTGGAGGTCGACCTGACGGACTCGGGCCTCGCCTTCTCCTGGCCATGCTCGCGCCTCCTCGAGGCGCTGGGGGAGACCTGCCGCAAGGCGGAGCTGCAGGCCCCGAGGCCCTGCTCCCCGGAGGAGCTGGCCTCCATTGCCAGGCTCGTGGAGCTGCACGAGATACCCGAGGCCAAGATCTGGCTCTCCGCAGGCCTCTCCGCGTTCCTCTACCTCTACACTTCCATCCTGGG GTGTAGGCCTGGGAAGGTCGTGGTGAGCTCGGGTCTGCCGATGGGCGCGGGGCTTGGTTCGTCGGCCGCGTTCTCCGTGTCGTTGTCAGGCGCGCTGCTGACGGCGGCAGGAGTGGTTTGCGCTGAGGGCGCCGTCGACGGAACAGAGTGGCGGTTGTTGGGGAAGGATCATCTTGAGCTGGTTAACACGTGGGCGTTCCAGGGGGAAAAGATTATTCATGGCAAGCCTTCTGGCATTGACAACGCTGTCAGCACTTTTG GGAGCATGATCAAATTCAAGAAGGGAGAATTGACAAACCTCAAATCTGGCAATCCAGTCAAAATGCTCATTACTGATACAAGGGTTGGTAGGAACACCAAGGCTCTGGTTGCTGGTGTGTCTGAAAGAGCATCTAGGCATCCCGATGCTATGGCTTCCGTCTTCCATGCAGTGAACACCATTAGTGAAGAGCTTTCCAGCATTGTCGAGTTAGCTGCCACTGATGAGATAGCCATGACCTCAAAGGAAGAAAAGCTAGCAGAACTCATGGAGATGAACCAAGGTTTGCTCCAGTGCATGGGAGTCAGCCATTCCTCTATAGAAACCGTGCTGCGCTCGACATTGAAGTATAACTTGGTCTCGAAGCTCACCGGAGCTGGTGGTGGAGGCTGTGTTTTGACGTTGATACCAACTC TATTGTCCAAGTTAGTTTTGGAGAAGGTCACCACGGAGCTAGAATCGCATGGTTTCCGCTGCTTCAAAGTCGAGGTCGGTGGACAAGGTCTTCAGATTCACCAAGGATAA